In a genomic window of Salvelinus fontinalis isolate EN_2023a chromosome 7, ASM2944872v1, whole genome shotgun sequence:
- the LOC129858880 gene encoding basic salivary proline-rich protein 2-like — protein sequence MSDQTVLLRPPAGQIGPSRRTDWTLPPDRLDPPAGQIGPPAGQIGPPAGQIGPPAGQIGPPAGQIGPPAGQIGPPAGQIGPPAGQIGPPAGQIGPPAGQIGPPAGQIGPPARQIGPPARQIGPPARQIGPPARQIGPPARQIGPPARQIGPPARQIGPPARQIGPPARQIGPPARQIGPPARQIGPPARQIGPPARQIGPPARQIGPPARQIGPPARQIGPPARQIGPPARQIGPPARQIGPPARQIGPPARQIGPPARQIGPPARQIGPPARQIGPPARQIGPPARQIGPPARQIGPPARQIGPPARQIGPPARQIGPPARQIGPPARQIGPPARQIGPPARQIGPPARQIGPPARQIGPPARQIGPPARQIGPPARQIGPPARQIGPPARQIGPPARQIGPPARQIGPPARQIGPPARQIGPPARQIGPPARQIGPPARQIGPPARQIGPPARQIGPPARQIGPPARQIGPPARQIGSEVSWPSSPGLTVGKHFHAVARAAWCDERE from the coding sequence ATGAGTGATCAAACTGTTCTACTCAGACCTCCCGCAGGACAGATTGGACCCTCCCGCCGGACAGATTGGACCCTCCCGCCGGACAGATTGGACCCTCCCGCCGGACAGATTGGACCTCCCGCCGGACAGATTGGACCTCCCGCCGGACAGATTGGACCTCCCGCCGGACAGATTGGACCTCCCGCCGGACAGATTGGACCTCCCGCCGGACAGATTGGACCTCCCGCCGGACAGATTGGACCTCCCGCCGGACAGATTGGACCTCCCGCCGGACAGATTGGACCTCCCGCCGGACAGATTGGACCTCCCGCCGGACAGATTGGACCTCCCGCCAGACAGATTGGACCTCCCGCCAGACAGATTGGACCTCCCGCCAGACAGATTGGACCTCCCGCCAGACAGATTGGACCTCCCGCCAGACAGATTGGACCTCCCGCCAGACAGATTGGACCTCCCGCCAGACAGATTGGACCTCCCGCCAGACAGATTGGACCTCCCGCCAGACAGATTGGACCTCCCGCCAGACAGATTGGACCTCCCGCCAGACAGATTGGACCTCCCGCCAGACAGATTGGACCTCCCGCCAGACAGATTGGACCTCCCGCCAGACAGATTGGACCTCCCGCCAGACAGATTGGACCTCCCGCCAGACAGATTGGACCTCCCGCCAGACAGATTGGACCTCCCGCCAGACAGATTGGACCTCCCGCCAGACAGATTGGACCTCCCGCCAGACAGATTGGACCTCCCGCCAGACAGATTGGACCTCCCGCCAGACAGATTGGACCTCCCGCCAGACAGATTGGACCTCCCGCCAGACAGATTGGACCTCCCGCCAGACAGATTGGACCTCCCGCCAGACAGATTGGACCTCCCGCCAGACAGATTGGACCTCCCGCCAGACAGATTGGACCTCCCGCCAGACAGATTGGACCTCCCGCCAGACAGATTGGACCTCCCGCCAGACAGATTGGACCTCCCGCCAGACAGATTGGACCTCCCGCCAGACAGATTGGACCTCCCGCCAGACAGATTGGACCTCCCGCCAGACAGATTGGACCTCCCGCCAGACAGATTGGACCTCCCGCCAGACAGATTGGACCTCCCGCCAGACAGATTGGACCTCCCGCCAGACAGATTGGACCTCCCGCCAGACAGATTGGACCTCCCGCCAGACAGATTGGACCTCCCGCCAGACAGATTGGACCTCCCGCCAGACAGATTGGACCTCCCGCCAGACAGATTGGACCTCCCGCCAGACAGATTGGACCTCCCGCCAGACAGATTGGACCTCCCGCCAGACAGATTGGACCTCCCGCCAGACAGATTGGACCTCCCGCCAGACAGATTGGACCTCCCGCCAGACAGATTGGACCTCCCGCCAGACAGATTGGACCTCCCGCCAGACAGATTGGACCTCCCGCCAGACAGATTGG